The following proteins come from a genomic window of Paenibacillus sp. CAA11:
- a CDS encoding alpha-galactosidase: MGIIVQEQTGLFHLQSSEMSYLIQIVNGYPVHVYWGGRLKHRKSMSDLLIHCPEGAGLDRLPQEYPQYGSGDFRNPAYQAELVDGTRITELQYEGYRITKGKPPLTGLPAVYTEDESEADTLELELRDAYSGLKVVLLYTVFADRNVIVRSARLSNEGEQKLKLIRALSASVDFMGQGDLELTYLSGAWSREGNITRRALLQGETRIDSKRGMSSHQLNPFAALVTKETTEEHGEAFGFSLVYSGSFEAGAEVDAFGSTRFSIGLNSFDFVWLLNSGESFQTPEVVMVYSGHGLGGMSRTYHRLYRTRLCRGKYRDEERPILVNNWEATYFNFNADKLVAIAEEGAELGIELFVLDDGWFGKRDSDNSSLGDWYENREKLPGGLKEVAERINRLGLKFGLWFEPEMISPDSELYRKHPDWCLHVPGRRRSEARWQLVLDYTRKEVRDFIYDSLSAIFSTVPIAYVKWDMNRNLTEIGSAELPPERQAETAHRYVLGLYELLERITSDFPHILFESCSSGGGRFDPGMLYYMPQTWTSDNTDAVERLKIQYGTSLVYPVSTIGAHVSAVPNHQVGRITPLDFRGDVAMSGNFGYELDLTKFTDVEKETVKRQVQTYKQIRGLVQKGDLYRLKSPFEGNESAWMFISEDKAEALVYYFQVMAVPHPPRRTLRLSGLDPEIEYEVESGDHGEKSIMGGDRLMQLGLPLTLEQKDYESGWFRLKAINPQNA; the protein is encoded by the coding sequence ATGGGCATAATTGTTCAAGAGCAAACCGGGTTGTTTCATCTGCAATCCTCTGAAATGAGCTATCTGATCCAGATCGTAAACGGCTATCCTGTGCATGTATATTGGGGAGGCAGGCTGAAGCATAGGAAATCTATGAGCGATCTGTTGATCCACTGCCCGGAAGGGGCAGGGCTTGACCGGCTGCCGCAGGAATATCCCCAATATGGAAGCGGAGATTTCCGGAATCCGGCGTACCAAGCAGAACTTGTGGACGGAACACGAATTACGGAACTACAATACGAAGGTTACCGGATTACGAAGGGGAAGCCGCCGCTCACGGGGCTGCCAGCCGTTTATACAGAGGATGAATCCGAAGCGGATACGCTGGAACTGGAGCTAAGGGATGCCTATTCCGGCCTCAAGGTTGTCCTCCTTTACACTGTTTTCGCCGACCGAAATGTTATCGTTCGTTCGGCTCGGTTGAGTAATGAAGGAGAGCAGAAGCTTAAGCTTATCCGCGCGCTGAGCGCCAGTGTTGATTTTATGGGTCAAGGCGATTTGGAGCTGACCTACCTTTCGGGTGCCTGGTCCCGGGAAGGAAATATCACCCGCAGAGCCCTTCTTCAGGGCGAAACCCGGATCGACAGCAAAAGAGGCATGAGCAGTCATCAGCTCAACCCTTTTGCTGCGCTGGTTACCAAGGAAACGACAGAAGAGCATGGGGAGGCCTTCGGCTTTAGCCTGGTCTACAGCGGCAGTTTTGAAGCAGGAGCAGAAGTGGATGCATTCGGTTCTACACGATTCAGCATTGGCCTGAACTCTTTCGATTTTGTATGGCTGCTGAATTCGGGGGAGAGCTTCCAAACTCCGGAGGTCGTAATGGTCTACTCCGGCCATGGACTGGGCGGCATGTCACGTACATATCACCGTCTGTATCGGACACGTCTATGTCGGGGGAAATATCGGGATGAAGAGCGGCCTATTCTGGTGAATAATTGGGAAGCTACTTATTTTAACTTTAACGCCGATAAGCTCGTAGCGATTGCCGAAGAAGGAGCCGAGCTGGGCATTGAGCTGTTTGTTTTGGATGATGGCTGGTTCGGCAAACGGGATTCTGACAATTCATCACTGGGAGATTGGTACGAGAATCGCGAGAAGCTTCCAGGAGGGCTTAAGGAAGTCGCGGAGCGTATCAATCGGCTAGGTCTTAAATTCGGACTCTGGTTTGAGCCAGAGATGATTTCGCCGGACAGTGAGCTGTACCGGAAGCATCCGGACTGGTGCCTGCATGTCCCTGGACGGAGACGCTCCGAAGCAAGATGGCAGCTGGTGCTTGATTACACCCGCAAGGAAGTGCGCGATTTCATCTATGATTCGCTTTCCGCTATTTTCTCTACCGTACCGATCGCTTATGTAAAATGGGATATGAACCGCAACCTGACCGAAATCGGGTCCGCCGAACTCCCGCCGGAGCGTCAGGCTGAGACGGCTCATCGTTATGTGCTCGGATTGTATGAGCTGCTTGAGCGGATTACGAGCGATTTCCCGCATATTCTTTTCGAAAGCTGTTCAAGCGGCGGCGGACGTTTTGATCCAGGCATGCTCTACTATATGCCGCAAACTTGGACCAGTGACAATACCGATGCGGTGGAGCGTCTGAAGATTCAATATGGCACCAGTCTTGTTTATCCTGTCAGCACCATTGGCGCGCATGTATCTGCCGTTCCGAACCATCAAGTTGGACGGATCACGCCCCTGGATTTCCGCGGAGATGTCGCTATGTCCGGAAACTTCGGCTATGAGCTTGACCTTACAAAATTCACGGATGTGGAGAAAGAAACGGTCAAACGCCAGGTCCAAACCTACAAACAAATCCGCGGTTTGGTGCAAAAGGGCGACTTGTACCGCTTAAAAAGTCCGTTTGAAGGAAACGAGTCAGCCTGGATGTTTATTTCCGAGGACAAGGCGGAGGCGCTTGTCTACTATTTCCAAGTGATGGCTGTGCCGCATCCTCCTCGGCGAACCCTGCGTCTTTCCGGGCTTGATCCGGAAATCGAATACGAAGTAGAGTCCGGCGACCACGGAGAAAAATCTATTATGGGGGGAGACCGGCTTATGCAGCTGGGCCTGCCGTTAACTCTTGAACAGAAGGATTACGAAAGCGGCTGGTTCAGACTTAAAGCGATAAATCCGCAAAATGCATGA
- a CDS encoding AraC family transcriptional regulator translates to MIEYLSRNKQHSELYLTQFGREECVSCHFHGPAVRTHYLLHYILDGEGIFKVGGKQYKLGKGQGFLICPDVITYYQADETHPWTYCWVGFNGPLSEVLLKQAGLSLTSPILYYEKHDQIAEYLQLMTESKDYRKARETRLTGLLYLLLSTLVEHGPTAPPVHKESRAEIYVEQARDFIELNYAQKITIEDLARFIGLNRSYLCSLFKQRMNISLQDYLIRFRINKACEMMGNEKLSIADISRSVGYLDPLLFSKTFKKIKGVSPKQYRLERDA, encoded by the coding sequence GTGATAGAGTATTTGTCTCGCAATAAACAACACTCCGAATTATACCTGACTCAATTTGGCAGGGAGGAATGTGTATCTTGTCATTTTCACGGACCGGCGGTTAGAACTCACTATCTGCTGCACTATATACTGGACGGGGAAGGCATTTTCAAGGTGGGTGGCAAGCAATATAAGCTGGGCAAGGGACAAGGTTTTCTCATTTGTCCTGATGTCATTACTTATTATCAAGCCGACGAGACCCATCCTTGGACTTATTGCTGGGTTGGGTTCAACGGGCCTCTATCTGAAGTGCTCCTCAAGCAAGCCGGGTTATCTTTGACTTCTCCAATCTTATATTATGAAAAGCACGATCAGATCGCCGAATATTTGCAGTTGATGACAGAGTCAAAAGACTACCGAAAAGCACGGGAAACGAGACTGACCGGACTGCTTTATCTATTGTTATCGACACTGGTGGAGCACGGTCCAACAGCCCCTCCTGTTCACAAGGAAAGCCGGGCCGAAATTTACGTTGAACAAGCTAGAGATTTTATTGAACTCAATTATGCGCAGAAAATTACCATCGAGGATCTTGCTCGTTTTATTGGACTTAACCGCAGTTATTTGTGCTCCCTATTCAAGCAGCGAATGAATATAAGTCTTCAGGATTATTTAATTCGCTTCAGAATTAATAAAGCGTGTGAAATGATGGGAAACGAGAAGCTCTCAATAGCCGACATCTCCCGTTCTGTGGGATACCTCGACCCTCTGCTCTTCTCAAAGACATTTAAAAAGATTAAAGGGGTCTCCCCAAAACAATACCGTTTGGAACGCGACGCTTGA
- a CDS encoding YxeA family protein translates to MKKGGVITALILIVLAVFLVVSARDVVDRFNPLVPKEDVFVRVNKPAKPDQGRFKYELTGYNAEGKKKKVTFTSSIQLPEGTYLKVSAKGAYTENYEKIAEEEVPKGIKW, encoded by the coding sequence ATGAAAAAAGGCGGGGTCATCACAGCGCTAATACTCATTGTTTTAGCGGTGTTCCTGGTGGTGTCTGCCAGAGATGTCGTAGACCGGTTTAATCCACTGGTTCCCAAAGAAGATGTATTTGTCCGGGTTAACAAGCCGGCAAAGCCTGATCAAGGGCGGTTTAAATATGAGCTTACCGGCTATAATGCGGAGGGCAAGAAGAAGAAAGTGACGTTCACCTCAAGCATACAGCTTCCTGAGGGGACCTATCTAAAAGTATCGGCCAAGGGTGCTTATACTGAGAACTACGAGAAGATTGCAGAAGAAGAGGTTCCTAAGGGAATAAAATGGTAG
- a CDS encoding ABC transporter permease codes for MTRLTFFELVVRSMRKNVKQDYLYFVALIFSTSLYFIFATLQYDPSIKSMSGTDLNFAAAFKVAGILLLCIVAVFTVYANSIFLKRRSKEIGLYQLIGLSRRGVVRFLITENLLLGVGALLVGILCGAALSRLFLLILLKILGFDGMVGLKFSMAAAAQTAIVFTLLVLITSVQMGRSVYRSTLLELFYAEKQAEHPQKPGGFRAAFLALFGIALMVAGYVLSGHMFNQMLFLNMLLVLLTTIVGTYLLFRVTISWLLYRYRKSRQGHLGLKNSLSLAPLMHRMKGNANSLTLITVLSAMTLTMVALAYSLYYSAGSDTRIALPYDMVFENDEPASSSFRGDLQKAGIDFVYKPIKGFRGLGEIRDQAHPKTSGTQGLLFLPAEQLRETGADIPILSADEALLFDGRARLNRLGNRDDRNEPKEIVLRIKETSQGESKILKLTESVDKFAMNYNVYGDQMIVKESVVQELREKKGSISKGEEVTLGTYRIPNHAQRAKASALYAKYVTKDDFKPDYESQYREALKSFGLYIFISGFLGLVFLVSTGSILYFKQIAEAEEEKRSFLTLRQLGFDVKDIMSGIVRKQLFVFAIPLLIGLLHSIFAVKAASVLVLSNIVVPSAIAMGVYGLIYFMFGALTILHYRKLVKSVMYKPI; via the coding sequence GTGACACGGTTGACATTCTTTGAACTGGTCGTCCGCAGCATGCGGAAAAATGTAAAGCAAGATTACCTGTACTTTGTTGCGCTGATTTTCAGTACGAGCTTGTATTTCATTTTTGCGACACTGCAGTATGACCCGTCCATTAAGAGCATGTCGGGAACAGACCTGAACTTCGCCGCAGCATTTAAGGTTGCGGGAATTCTGCTACTTTGCATCGTAGCGGTCTTCACCGTCTATGCGAACAGCATTTTTCTGAAACGCCGCAGCAAGGAGATCGGGTTGTATCAGCTCATCGGCCTGAGCCGAAGAGGTGTCGTGCGCTTCCTGATCACGGAGAACCTATTGCTAGGGGTGGGAGCGCTTCTAGTGGGAATACTCTGCGGGGCTGCCTTGTCTCGGCTTTTCCTGCTCATCCTGCTGAAGATTCTAGGGTTTGACGGAATGGTTGGACTGAAGTTCTCCATGGCTGCGGCTGCACAGACGGCCATTGTTTTCACCCTCCTTGTGCTGATCACCTCGGTTCAGATGGGGCGCAGCGTATACCGCAGCACCTTGCTCGAGCTGTTTTATGCCGAGAAGCAGGCCGAGCATCCCCAGAAGCCGGGCGGCTTTCGGGCCGCATTTCTGGCGCTATTCGGCATCGCTTTGATGGTTGCCGGTTATGTGTTGTCAGGACACATGTTCAACCAAATGCTCTTTCTTAACATGCTGCTGGTTCTGCTCACAACGATTGTCGGGACGTACCTGCTCTTCCGGGTGACCATCAGTTGGCTGTTATACCGGTACCGTAAGAGCCGGCAGGGCCACCTCGGTCTTAAAAATAGCCTGTCGCTGGCGCCGCTGATGCACCGGATGAAAGGAAACGCCAATTCACTGACGCTGATTACGGTGCTGTCCGCAATGACACTGACGATGGTTGCGCTGGCTTACTCGCTTTATTATTCGGCCGGAAGCGACACGCGGATTGCCCTGCCTTATGACATGGTGTTTGAGAACGATGAACCAGCCTCATCCTCCTTCCGCGGAGATTTGCAGAAGGCAGGGATAGACTTCGTCTATAAGCCGATTAAAGGCTTTCGGGGGCTCGGCGAGATCCGAGATCAAGCCCATCCGAAGACATCCGGCACCCAAGGGCTCCTCTTCTTGCCGGCCGAGCAACTGAGAGAGACCGGGGCGGATATTCCGATTCTAAGTGCCGATGAAGCCTTGCTGTTCGATGGAAGGGCCAGACTGAATAGGCTCGGGAATCGGGATGACCGGAATGAACCCAAGGAAATTGTGCTGAGGATCAAGGAGACGAGTCAGGGAGAGAGCAAGATTCTTAAGTTGACAGAAAGCGTGGACAAGTTCGCTATGAATTACAACGTATATGGTGACCAAATGATCGTGAAGGAGTCGGTCGTTCAGGAGCTTAGAGAAAAGAAGGGCTCCATTTCCAAAGGTGAAGAGGTCACCCTGGGTACCTATCGAATCCCGAATCACGCACAGCGGGCCAAGGCATCGGCATTGTATGCGAAATACGTGACAAAGGATGATTTTAAGCCCGACTATGAATCGCAGTACCGGGAAGCGCTCAAGTCGTTCGGCCTGTATATCTTCATTTCGGGATTCCTGGGCCTGGTCTTCCTAGTCTCGACGGGGAGCATCCTGTATTTCAAGCAAATTGCGGAAGCAGAAGAGGAGAAAAGGAGCTTCCTGACCCTTCGGCAATTAGGATTTGATGTTAAGGATATCATGAGCGGCATCGTTCGCAAGCAGCTGTTCGTCTTCGCGATTCCTCTGCTAATCGGGCTATTGCATTCTATTTTTGCCGTCAAGGCAGCTTCCGTCCTGGTGCTCTCGAATATCGTCGTACCCTCAGCGATCGCCATGGGGGTTTACGGATTGATTTACTTTATGTTTGGCGCACTGACGATTCTGCATTACCGGAAGCTGGTCAAATCAGTCATGTATAAGCCCATCTGA
- a CDS encoding ABC transporter ATP-binding protein, with translation MSITISPKTMLRAQDVRKSYGSKGSAQQVLKGIDLRVSEGEFVGIMGPSGSGKTTLLNVLATIDRPSGGTVHIEEADVSAMKDAELSAFRRDKLGFIFQDYNLLDTLTVKENILLPVSLGKRKFKDTEAEFQVIAGILGIRELADKYPHEISGGQKQRASAARALIHRPSLVFADEPTGALDSKSASALLGTMAELNRDRQVTIVMVTHDPVASSYCSRVVFLKDGQIYSELHSGNKSRHSFFKDIMDVQAVLGGDTVDIL, from the coding sequence ATGAGTATAACGATATCGCCAAAAACCATGCTGCGTGCCCAAGATGTGCGGAAGTCGTACGGAAGCAAGGGCAGCGCGCAGCAAGTGTTAAAGGGAATTGACCTTCGTGTGAGTGAAGGGGAGTTCGTTGGCATTATGGGGCCGTCCGGTTCGGGAAAAACGACGCTATTGAACGTACTGGCGACCATTGACCGCCCCTCGGGAGGAACGGTGCACATTGAGGAAGCCGACGTATCCGCTATGAAAGACGCCGAACTGTCGGCTTTTCGCCGCGACAAGCTGGGGTTCATCTTTCAGGATTACAACCTGCTGGATACTCTGACCGTGAAGGAGAATATTCTGCTGCCGGTTTCTCTCGGCAAACGGAAGTTCAAGGACACGGAAGCCGAATTTCAGGTCATTGCCGGCATACTTGGCATCCGGGAGCTGGCCGATAAATACCCGCATGAGATATCCGGCGGGCAGAAGCAGCGTGCGTCGGCCGCTCGCGCCTTGATCCATCGGCCATCGCTGGTCTTTGCCGATGAACCCACCGGGGCGCTCGACTCGAAATCGGCCTCCGCCCTGCTCGGAACCATGGCGGAACTTAACCGGGACCGTCAGGTGACTATCGTAATGGTCACTCATGATCCAGTGGCTTCGAGTTATTGCAGCCGTGTCGTCTTTCTTAAGGATGGTCAAATATACTCGGAGCTGCACTCCGGGAATAAATCGAGACATTCCTTCTTCAAGGACATTATGGACGTGCAGGCGGTTCTCGGGGGTGACACGGTTGACATTCTTTGA
- a CDS encoding sensor histidine kinase, translated as MRYFRSMLSWILLVVLLLGMTDLLIVLDKGISVQANSLVYLNALFLLVFAVFVIWRYRKEMKYTTKLTVLAREMHDDWLEALERPEQARDEMVDELLEAIDEYYKRKLSDLRQTRLLESDALASWIHEIKAPLTAMKLIMDAHPHDPAMRTIETEWLRMYLLVDRQLYITRLPSLESDYMPEETPIQGLAAKEVRELTSWCLAKNLAVEFEGENVEVTTDRKWCRFILRQILVNAVKYSPEGGTIRVETGRTPAGHTVLVIQDEGPGIPAHDLPRIFDKGFTGGQGRIHNAATGLGLYLARVVGEKIGVTLAAESVLGEGTALRLTFTAGNAFETVRKEMYKASR; from the coding sequence ATGCGCTATTTCCGCAGCATGCTCAGCTGGATTCTACTAGTCGTCTTACTGCTAGGCATGACCGACCTGCTGATTGTTCTCGATAAAGGAATCTCTGTACAAGCAAATTCCCTCGTATATTTGAACGCGCTGTTCTTGCTGGTTTTTGCTGTTTTTGTCATATGGCGTTACCGAAAAGAAATGAAATATACGACGAAGTTAACCGTCCTCGCCAGGGAGATGCATGACGATTGGCTGGAGGCTTTGGAGCGCCCCGAGCAGGCTCGGGACGAGATGGTGGACGAGCTGCTTGAGGCAATTGATGAGTATTATAAGAGAAAGCTATCCGATCTGAGACAAACCCGGCTGCTTGAAAGCGATGCGCTGGCTTCCTGGATTCATGAAATCAAGGCCCCGCTAACGGCTATGAAGCTGATCATGGATGCCCATCCTCACGATCCGGCGATGCGCACCATCGAAACCGAATGGTTAAGAATGTACCTTCTCGTTGACCGGCAGCTGTATATCACGCGCTTGCCCTCCCTGGAATCGGATTATATGCCGGAGGAAACGCCGATACAGGGACTGGCGGCCAAAGAAGTGCGCGAGCTGACCTCATGGTGCCTTGCCAAGAACTTGGCGGTCGAGTTCGAAGGGGAGAACGTGGAGGTGACCACCGACAGGAAGTGGTGCAGGTTTATCCTCCGCCAAATCCTGGTTAACGCCGTGAAATACAGTCCGGAAGGCGGCACCATCCGGGTGGAGACCGGGCGGACTCCGGCTGGGCATACCGTGCTGGTTATTCAGGACGAAGGGCCTGGCATTCCGGCGCATGACCTGCCCCGGATTTTTGACAAAGGCTTCACCGGCGGCCAAGGACGAATTCATAACGCTGCCACAGGTCTCGGATTATATCTGGCACGGGTCGTGGGCGAGAAGATCGGGGTGACTTTGGCGGCGGAGTCGGTGCTTGGCGAGGGAACCGCCCTGCGCCTAACCTTTACTGCGGGCAATGCGTTTGAAACGGTTCGGAAGGAAATGTACAAGGCATCACGTTAG
- a CDS encoding response regulator transcription factor, whose amino-acid sequence MDMNIFIVEDDAHIFEALRQRLEKWSLHVDGPSDFRNVMGDFLKQKPHLVILDIQLPFYDGFHWCREIRAVSKVPILILSSRDHPIDMVMAMNMGADDYIQKPFHSDVLLAKIQAILRRTYAYGEEAMDVIEWNGSILDLKRGAIRKDGKEVVLTKNEFYILTLLVEAKDEIVARQDLIQKLWEDEHFVNDNTLTANITRLRQKLALLHLDEAIITRKGLGYAAVTLEGGTA is encoded by the coding sequence ATGGATATGAATATATTCATTGTGGAGGACGATGCCCACATTTTTGAAGCATTGCGGCAGAGGCTGGAGAAGTGGTCGCTGCACGTCGATGGACCAAGCGATTTCAGAAACGTTATGGGGGACTTCTTGAAGCAGAAGCCCCACCTGGTTATTCTCGATATTCAGCTTCCTTTTTATGATGGCTTTCACTGGTGTCGAGAGATCAGAGCGGTTTCAAAGGTGCCGATCCTGATTCTCTCTTCGAGAGACCATCCGATCGATATGGTAATGGCCATGAATATGGGGGCCGATGATTATATCCAGAAGCCATTTCATTCGGACGTGCTGCTGGCCAAGATTCAAGCCATCCTGCGCCGCACTTATGCCTATGGGGAAGAAGCGATGGATGTCATCGAATGGAATGGATCAATACTTGACTTGAAACGTGGCGCCATCCGTAAAGACGGCAAGGAGGTCGTGCTAACGAAAAATGAGTTTTACATTCTAACCCTCCTTGTCGAAGCCAAGGATGAAATTGTTGCGCGCCAAGACCTCATTCAAAAACTCTGGGAAGACGAGCATTTCGTAAACGACAATACGCTGACGGCCAATATAACGAGACTTCGCCAGAAGTTGGCACTTCTTCATCTGGATGAAGCCATTATCACGAGAAAAGGACTGGGATACGCAGCGGTTACGCTGGAAGGAGGCACGGCCTAG
- a CDS encoding GreA/GreB family elongation factor, whose amino-acid sequence MNHSALLEEAKSQLLGQLVYFDEGLTPFLDHYLSDHPQQRYIIEKTLNTYITVLEGILSDFTYSRINSSTLIGSMVNVQFLDNMTSDSFTIVFPTIADPDKNFISFLSPMGHQLLMSRRNETYPLKTPSGVISVRVEDTLFYNSGHIK is encoded by the coding sequence ATGAACCATAGCGCACTACTGGAGGAGGCAAAGTCACAGTTGTTAGGTCAGCTTGTCTACTTTGATGAAGGACTTACTCCATTTCTGGACCATTACTTATCAGACCATCCGCAGCAGCGTTATATAATCGAGAAGACATTGAACACTTACATCACTGTTCTTGAAGGAATTCTATCGGACTTTACTTATAGCCGTATAAATTCTTCGACGCTGATTGGCAGTATGGTCAACGTTCAGTTTCTGGACAATATGACCTCTGATTCGTTCACCATCGTTTTTCCGACCATCGCTGATCCGGACAAAAACTTCATCTCGTTCTTGTCCCCGATGGGCCATCAGCTGCTCATGTCTCGAAGAAATGAGACCTACCCATTAAAAACACCATCAGGTGTCATTTCCGTCCGGGTTGAAGATACCTTGTTCTACAACAGTGGCCATATAAAGTAA